The Trichoderma breve strain T069 chromosome 2, whole genome shotgun sequence DNA segment CTCagtcttccatctcttggaTAGGCAGTGTCCaggtcttcttcctcttttccaTTGGCGCTTTCTCCGGGCGTCTGACCGATGCTGGCCATTTTCGAATCACATTCGCGTGCGGGGTGTTCCTCCAGCTCTTGGGCATCTTCATGACATCGCTTTGCACGGCTTACTGGCAGATATTCCTAGCGCAATCTGTTTGCCTCGGTATCGGCAACGGCTTGACCTTTTGCCCAGCCATAGCCGTTCTCTCCCAGTACTTTAAGAAATATCGAGCCTTTGCCGTCGGCGtgtctgctgctggcgccgcTGTGGGCGGGCTCGTGTACCCTGTGTTAATTAACCAGCTCATTTTCCACGACAACTTTGGGTTTCCTTGGACTCTTAGAATTATGGGCTTCATCATGCTCGCGACTTATATCCCTTGCTTGATCTGGTTCAAGCCTCGTCTCCCACCACGGAAAACGGGAGGATGGACAGACAAAACTGCCTTCAGCGACGTGCCATTcctattcttctctttgagcaTGTTTCTAAACTTTTGGGGTCTCTACTTCGCATTCTTCTATCTCGGAACCTACGCTCGAGACAAGATCGAGATCAAGGAACCAATCAACTTACTCATGGTACTCAATGGTGTTGGTATCATTGGGCGTGTTCTGCCAACAATTGCGGCCGATAAATGGGTCGGAATACTCAATATGCTGATTCCAATGAGTTTCGCTGCCAGCTTACTAGTATTTTGCTGGGCGGCAGTATCGTCGGCCGTTGGACTGTatgcctttgccattgtaTATGGACTGATTGCTGCAGCATTGCAGGCACTCTTCCCAGCTGTCGCCACAACCATGACTCCCGATCCCAGCAAGACCGGAACGCGTGTCGGAATGATTCTTGGGTTTGTTAGTTTCTCAACTCTAACGGGTCCTGCGATTTGCGGCGCCATAATAGAAAGACAAGGGGGGAGCTATTTAGGGGCGCAAATGTTTGCTGCTTCGTGCATTCTGCTTGGGGccttgatggctttggcggcaAGGATTGCCAAAACTGGGCCCAAGTTTATGGCAAAGGTGTAGATAAGGATGGTTTATTTACGAGAGAAGTCTTTGTTAAAGCATCCCATAGAACAGTCGTATACTATATTTCATGTAAACTTATCTCACTGCCTGTCAATTCCTGAAAGACACATGTAAGTCAAAGAATTTCTTCCACTAGTAAATAACTAGATACTCAAATGTTATTATGAGAATCAATGCATTTGGAAGTTGCAATATGATTCACTATGcttataattttatttactcTAACCCATAGTTCAGTTAAACTACAATTACTAGCATTGAAGTAGTTTGACTTTCAGCTGTTATTGGCGGGAAAATATAACGGGGCCAGCGTCGTAAGTCATCGGTTGTAAGCGGGAGCTGTCTCGGCCGAGGCTCAATACTAAGCGCTAAACCTTGGGCTATGAGATATGGGAGATTGTTGCATTACGGCATATTTGGGATTACACTTCACTTAAGCTTATTCTCTCTTCAGTCGGATTCAACAAGGGGACGCAATACATCTCCAAACTTACTTGTGCTCTCTCCTTCACATGCATCACTactgaagctgcagcatgCCCGTCAGAAGAGTAAAGAGGAAGATCCGCACCTGCAGTCGCTGCCGTCTACTCAAGCTTCAATGCGACCAATCGAAACCTTCATGTCAGCGATGTACCAGGGCGAACGTCACCTGTTCACTTGGTGTTCGTTCGCCTACGAATGGGTCTGACTCTGGGTCATCTACTTCGATAATCGATACACTTCCACAGTCTGAAGCAGATCCCTTGCTCCCTTCAGCCTCACCTCCTGAACTTCATGTGAGCCTGGGAAACAACAACGACAAGCAAACTGGCCTTGTAAAAAACAGACAGAGGGCCCAGCTCTCTTGCATACGATGCCATCGACTCAAGGTCAAGTGTGACAAGGAACTGCCCTGCTCACGATGCCGCATGTCTGGCTGGGGCAAGTCTTGCGCGTATCACCACAGGGCAGAAAAGACCAGCCCGTCAAACGCCAGTCCACAACAAGTTGCCAAAGACCCGGATAGCGTTATCGAGGCATGGCATTCACAAAGTCGAAGCGCCACCCACTGGACTGAAGTTTTATCCACGGTAGGCACCTGTATTCGGAGCATTGAGTGATTCGTTTGGGCGAAACTAACTAACTGCAATTACAGCTAAAACTACAAGCTGGGCGTAGTGGCCTCCAAGTCTGCGACCTGATCCCTGACTTTATTCGCCAGCAAAAGATGGGGGCTCAGGACGATTATCTAGTACCCGAGAACTTTCCATTTAACAGTCCGGCAGCTGCCAAATTTACACCCATGGATGCTGTCCAAGACCTCCTTCAACGCCATAGAGAGAACTATCAATCTTACATAGATGGCTACCTGGTCCTCTACCAGACAAGTCATCCCATTATCGACACCTCTGCATTTCTCCCGCTAGTCGAAACATTTTGGAATGACCCCAAAGCGGCAGACATGGCCTGGTTagccagcttcttgatggtATTAGCGCTGGGATGTTTTGCCGTGACGAGGGATCAGCATGCAACAATCGAACTCTGCATGGCGGCAGAGGCTTGTCTAGGCAAGACCCCTTTCATGGTTCAACCAGACATGTTAGCCATAAGGACTCTCTGCCTCATGATTCTTGCCAAGCAAACGGTTAGTACCACATGTCGCACATTCGATTCCTGCTGGACGTTGTTGGGCATTGTCACGCGTGCCGCCGTTGGAATGGACTTACACAAACAGCGTGTGCCACTGGATCAGTCGCGCGAGGGTATTCGTGCCTGGCAGTCTAGCCAGACGCTGTGGTCCATCATCGTATACTTTTGCGTACAAGTCGCCACGATTACGGGAAAGCCATTGCTTGTATCAGCCGATATGTTCACCAAAcattcatcaccatccacGTTCCAGACAAATGACCCATGGGTAATGTTAATCAGGGTCTATCCGTCGATATGCCATATAATCTCCAGAATCACTAGTGATACTGAAAAGCCATTGTACAACGAAGTGGTGAAGCATAATGACCATGTACGCCAACTGATGGACGCTTTATTGGGTAGCATACATGGCAAGCCGAGGCTTTACATGACGTTGGATATGTTTTTCCGTCGTATTCTCCTCGTACTGCATCGTTCTCACGCATTGCATCCCGCCGCCCCGTTGGAGTACCAAGTGTCGTACTGGGTTTCTCTGGAATGCAGCCTGGCAATCCTGGTGCACCACCGGGATCTAGAAGAACAAAATCGGCCGGATAACACAAACCTCCTGGCTCGCCTCTTCAAACTCGACATTCTCTCGGCTATGCTGACTGTGTGTCTGCATCTTCTACGCCGCGAGGCGCCTCTCTCAACAGGCCTCACAATTCCACCGCGTCGAATAATCTTGAGTACATTGCAAGCGTGTGTGGTAATTTGGGAGAAGGAAATACATTACTCTCTATGTTTTAAAATAGGACATTTTCTGTTAGTTTCAGTTCTGAAACTTTTGCCAGATATAGATTTTCTCGAGAATTGATATGTTGGCTTCTTCGTTGGTAGCCTGTCACCAGCTTAAAATTTAGTTTCGATAGCTTAATGAGCGTGGTGCGTCTGTTATCTTGAAGCATTGGGTGTCTCCTTTGCGTTTTCGATTGATAAACAGTGTAACGGAGCATTTGGAATCTGTTTTGTCAAGGCGGCTGTTCAAACAACGTAGTATTGAAAGCATGGTGGAATCATCGTATTTTTGACTGTAAACGTACGACGGACTTTAACTGCGCCGCCTTGATGCTGTCGGCCGAGTATACAACCTGTTAATAACCGATTTCTTACGGTATGTTCTAACAGCCTAGCGATCTAGCGGATTACGAAGGGACAGGTTACGATGAGGCAGATTACGACGATGCTCTGAGCTTTCTTCCGCGTCTACGATAATACCTTCCTTGCTAGTTACCATatactaaatatatatacctTTTGACAGTTAAATTGTACTGGATAGTTCCAATTCGATCAAGACACTTAATCCATCAGCTAATACACAACAGCAATTCTAATATACCAGTAGGCAGTTCGGCATACTGCGGTCCAACATGGCTCTAAAGTACTACCTTATATCACTCTTATTCGCAGTATGCGGATTTGTCCTCCTTCACTACAAATGCGAAAATCTGCCGCTTCCGATTGTGGGTTATCAACTAGCGACAGGCTGGCTATTCCCTCCACACTGCATGCTATTCTCAGTTGCCTTGGCCGTGAACTGGCTAAACGTTGAGACGGAGTTTGAGCCTGACATAGTAAGTAGCGATTGGCAAAGTGTATTGGTGCAATGGGTTGCTAATCTGAGTCTCTAGTCACCCAATCTATCGGCTTAAGGCAAGGGTTGGCGCCATCCACGCTGTTAAAAGCAGGACATTGGACAACATGGATCGAGATGAAGACATATAGACTCGGCAGCATCAGGATGAATATTGAGTTGACTACTAAGAGGAAGTAGCAATAGGGTCTAGACAATAGTATGCAATCTCAATACCACAATTAGTTGCTATAATGAAgtataaaacaaaaagattACACGTCAATTCTCACTGATGGATCAAATattgtatgtatgtagaaCGGATTTTTACATACTGGTGCCCCGTAGTAAGAACCAAGATAACTGTAATTGCAACAGCGTTTGAGCAAGAATTTTAAACTACAGCTTGCCATATTTTATGCATGAAACGCACTAGGTGCCTCAAATAATGATGAAGGCTTGAGTAACAGTTATACGGAGTATTCATTTTTGTGTCCAATATGCCTGATTTCGAGCGGTGTTGACAATTACGATTTCTGTTCTGCCCATGTACTCGGCCGAGTCCTACCCCCGTCTAGGACCGGCAGCTTACGCAGTCGCCGCGCCATACGCGGTGGCTATTATTTTCCTATACATCTATTGTATCAAAAGATGTTAATTGTACTCTAAAATTAGCCTATGTTGCTTAAATTATAGTATAATTGCTTAAATCTCCGTGTATTTAACTTACAATCGTGTCGCTGTTCCTGAATATGTACTGATCGACAATCCCATAGAAACCTTCAAAATGACTAACAAGCTCTTAATTTTCACTCTTTTCATCCAACTTTTTTCCGCTCCCCTTGCAAATGCGGGATCAAAACACGGATCATCGTCAGATGATCATGGCTCGTCGGACAAGTCATCTATGTCACCACCATACAACTACGTTTTCCAATTTCCTGTCCCTATACCGCCAGTTATTAAGCCAATTCGGTACGTCTTATCAACGCATACTCTGCTCACTCCTAGGGACTAATTGAATTAATCATCTTGAATAGCTCGTTTAACGATACCAATACAAACGTAACCATTGACTTTTACCAACTCAACATCACATCGTTCCAGGCCCAGATATATCCAAACCTCGCCAAGACTAGTCTTGTAGGATACAACGGAATATCTCCAGGGCCAATCTTTAGAGTACAACGCGGCGTACAAAGCGTGGTACGCGTTGTAAATCACAATGGTAACCTACCACTCCTTGAGTTACGTTCGGCCAAATCTGACATATTCATCACGATAGATCAACCATCTGTGCTACATCTTCATGGCTCAAACTCCCGCGCAGTCTGGGATGGCTGGGCCGAGGATCTGATCCAACCAGGCGAGTACAAGGACTACTACTTTCCAAACTCGAATACCGCCAGAACTCTTTGGTACCACGGTGCATACATACCTTCCTCGCCCAATCCATCTATCTAGTTCtaacaaaaagaagaccACGCAAACATGATCACCTCAGTCAACTTGTTTAGTGGTCTAGCGGGCTTCTACATCATCGAAGATGCCGAGGTGGAGGCCCGACTTGGACTTCCTCAAGGCAAATATGACATTCCGCTCGCTCTCAACTCGAAGCAGTACACTTCCACCGGCAATCTTACTTCGGTAGCTCAAGAGACTAGCAGCGTCTACGGTGATATTATCGAAGTAAACGGACAGCCCTGGCCTTACCTATCCGTCGAGCCCCGAAAATACAGATTCCGATTTTTAAACTCAGCTCTTAGTCGAACCTTTATCCTCAGTATAGTGGATAGTAGTAGCGGAAGCAATGTCACATTGCCCCTCCAAGTCGTTGCATCGGACTCTGGTTTTTTGAGTACCACCATAACGACCACTGAGTTGACGACCGCCATGGCAGAGAGATGGGAAGTAGTTGTTGACTTTTCTGGCTTCGAGAACCGCAATCTTACTCTTATGAACCAACGAAATGTTTTTGACTCTCAAGACTTTTCAGAGACCAATCTCGTGATGCAATTCAACGTGGGATCAACGGTTTCttccaacaccaacaacaacccGCCTCCGTCATCTTTAATCTCAATAGCCTCTCCACCAACTGGCACTCTTGTTCACCGAACATTCAAGTTTGACAAATCGTGAGTCTATATCCTCTATAAAGAGACTCACCACTAATAATGAGTAGAGATGACGAGTGGGTGATTAACGGTGTGCCATTTACCGATGTCAAGAACAGAGTTCTTGCAGCGCCTCAATCAGGAGCCTCAGAAGTTTGGGTCCTGGAGAATCACAACCCTTATTGGAGCCATCCGGTACGTTACCTATCCAACATCGCACGTTGATATGTTAACATTTGTTCGCAGATTCACGTCCACCTGGTAGATTTCCAGCTCATATCTCGCTCAGGCGGCCGCAACACCATCGAGCCCTACGAAAAAGCAGCTCTCAAAGACATCGCTGTGCTCGGTCCAGAAGAAACGGTCACAATAGCAGTCTCCTTCGCCCCGTTCTCTGGCGTGTACATGTTCCACTGCCACAACGCCATCCACGAAGATCACGCCATGATGGACGCGTTTAACCTCACGGCCGTTCAGGGACTGGGCTACAATGCGTCGGACCTGATATTTGCTGATCCATTGGACGCCCAGTGGCGTGCAAAAAGCTATACTGGCGCAGTTGCTCAGTCGAGCGTAGACGATGTATTGGCATCTTTTGCGGCAACCGGGGCATATAATGAAGACGTGTCAACGGAAGCAGTTAACCAAACTAACCAAACTTCCGAGGGTGGCTCTGCTCATCCTCAGTCCGCCGCTTTGTATGTAGTCGGTCTTTTGCTCggtgtttttgttttcattTGAAGCAATGTACAATAGAAAGCGTCTAACTATTACCAGTATTTCTTAGTATAGTCATTTCCATAGAGTGCTCTCAAGATTGTAAAAAGCCAGCATTATAAAAATTGCAACTAGTTTTAATCACATGCTACTCGAGTCAATTCCAAACGCCCTCAGTATTCTAGCCCATGGCATAGTCTTCGTCTTtttaaaaagcaaaacacaCCCATAGATTCCCCTTATCCCCATTATCACGCCAAATTCCCTCACATCCTTGGTCAAATTAAGCCATCACAGCTTCTGGCTGCCTCTGCGATCGATTCCCTCCTTTCTTGGCACCTGGCCGAGCCAGCGTGTACTTGGCAAAGGCGCGTGCCAAGGCCTTCTTGCAGCTGACCTTTTGGCTACCAACAAAGCTCTCCACCGTTACCGCAATAGCACGGTCAATGTCTTGCGCTGAACAGTACTCAGAAAGACGCATTCTACAGAACGCTTCACTGATTCgaatgatggcttcaagatgACGGACCTAGGAACATCCCGCATTAGTATTACATTGTGGGGGCTAGAGACGTTGTCTCTCAGACGGAAATGGACTCCAAACTTACAGTAATGGGATATGCGCCTGTGGCAAGGGACTCTCTTCGCATGTCTGCAAACAAACGGGCTACCTTGTCCTCATCCATGTGGTAAAGCTTGGGGCTGCAGCGTTCTCGAGCGTACAAGATGTATTTACGCAAAAGTTCCTGGGAAATCTCCCCCTCACGCTGGCCTCTGGATGCACCTGTCTGCTGGGTATCCATGGCGGTGTCCTGGGTAGTGGCATTTGTGTCTGGGCGGGCCTGTGACAAGGGATGGCTTCGACCGTGAGAGCCAACGATGAACCTCGCCAGCCGCTCATCCTCAGATGGCTCGACCAAATCTCGTACAACACAGAGAATGTCGAAACGCGACAAGATGGGCTCTGTCAGCTCCACGTTGGCCGAAAAGGGAATCATTGAGTTGTAACGGCCTCCCAAGGGGTTGGCCGCAGCAATGATACCGCAGCGGGCTTGCAGAGTTGTCACAATACCTgccttggagatggagatggtttGCTGTTCCATGGCTTCGTGAATCGAGGTTCTGTCTTGATCGTTCATCTTGTCGAACTCGTCAATGAGACATGTGCCCCTATCAGCCAAAACAAGAGCACCACCCTCGAGTGTCCATTCGCTCGTCAGGGGGTCTCGACGGACACTAGCCGTCAGACCGACAGCACTGGCACCCTGACCAGTCGCAAACACGGCTCTGTGTGCTGTTTTCTCGACATATTTGAGGACTTGCGACTTGGCAGTTCCTGGGTCACCGAGAAGGAGCACGTTGATATCACCACGAACATGATGGGCTCCTCTGCCAGTCTTGGCAACACCGCcaaacagagacagagcAACTGCAGTCTTGATGT contains these protein-coding regions:
- a CDS encoding major facilitator superfamily domain-containing protein, yielding MGFEKEAEEIDGNVSCETDQTVLGSQELEDKPSDPPDGGFTAWMHVLLMHIIFFNTWGVANGYGVFQEYYTQTLGKSQSSISWIGSVQVFFLFSIGAFSGRLTDAGHFRITFACGVFLQLLGIFMTSLCTAYWQIFLAQSVCLGIGNGLTFCPAIAVLSQYFKKYRAFAVGVSAAGAAVGGLVYPVLINQLIFHDNFGFPWTLRIMGFIMLATYIPCLIWFKPRLPPRKTGGWTDKTAFSDVPFLFFSLSMFLNFWGLYFAFFYLGTYARDKIEIKEPINLLMVLNGVGIIGRVLPTIAADKWVGILNMLIPMSFAASLLVFCWAAVSSAVGLYAFAIVYGLIAAALQALFPAVATTMTPDPSKTGTRVGMILGFVSFSTLTGPAICGAIIERQGGSYLGAQMFAASCILLGALMALAARIAKTGPKFMAKV
- a CDS encoding fungal zn(2)-Cys(6) binuclear cluster domain-containing protein, yielding MYQGERHLFTWCSFAYEWSEADPLLPSASPPELHVSLGNNNDKQTGLVKNRQRAQLSCIRCHRLKVKCDKELPCSRCRMSGWGKSCAYHHRAEKTSPSNASPQQVAKDPDSVIEAWHSQSRSATHWTEVLSTLKLQAGRSGLQVCDLIPDFIRQQKMGAQDDYLVPENFPFNSPAAAKFTPMDAVQDLLQRHRENYQSYIDGYLVLYQTSHPIIDTSAFLPLVETFWNDPKAADMAWLASFLMVLALGCFAVTRDQHATIELCMAAEACLGKTPFMVQPDMLAIRTLCLMILAKQTVSTTCRTFDSCWTLLGIVTRAAVGMDLHKQRVPLDQSREGIRAWQSSQTLWSIIVYFCVQVATITGKPLLVSADMFTKHSSPSTFQTNDPWPGNPGAPPGSRRTKSAG
- a CDS encoding multicopper oxidase domain-containing protein, translated to MTNKLLIFTLFIQLFSAPLANAGSKHGSSSDDHGSSDKSSMSPPYNYVFQFPVPIPPVIKPIRSFNDTNTNVTIDFYQLNITSFQAQIYPNLAKTSLVGYNGISPGPIFRVQRGVQSVVRVVNHNDQPSVLHLHGSNSRAVWDGWAEDLIQPGEYKDYYFPNSNTARTLWYHDHANMITSVNLFSGLAGFYIIEDAEVEARLGLPQGKYDIPLALNSKQYTSTGNLTSVAQETSSVYGDIIEVNGQPWPYLSVEPRKYRFRFLNSALSRTFILSIVDSSSGSNVTLPLQVVASDSGFLSTTITTTELTTAMAERWEVVVDFSGFENRNLTLMNQRNVFDSQDFSETNLVMQFNVGSTVSSNTNNNPPPSSLISIASPPTGTLVHRTFKFDKSDDEWVINGVPFTDVKNRVLAAPQSGASEVWVLENHNPYWSHPIHVHLVDFQLISRSGGRNTIEPYEKAALKDIAVLGPEETVTIAVSFAPFSGVYMFHCHNAIHEDHAMMDAFNLTAVQGLGYNASDLIFADPLDAQWRAKSYTGAVAQSSVDDVLASFAATGAYNEDVSTEAVNQTNQTSEGGSAHPQSAALYVVGLLLGVFVFI